The DNA region CCTGATTTAATGAGAAACAATAAACCTTTCACTCACTGGGAGCGCGGTTCAGGCTAAGTCAGGGTCGAGACGAAGTTGATGATAAAAAAGAAACTTTTGCACAACACCCACCAAAGGTGGCCCTCCTGGTGGGCTTGCATCTTTGGTTTGAACATCCGCGTTGCTGAATAGCTCTATCGCATTATGCTTCCATGAAACAAATTGCAGGACGTTGATCTGCAGCTGCTTGTGCTGAACCAAACCCTCATCCGGTGCCAGGCGTATCGTCTTATCCACGCAGCAGACTGCCTTGAGTGTAGTCAAACCATCTTCCGGAGGTGCCAACGGAGCGTAGCACTTGCTTTCGGGGCCGCAGCTTTCGTGCTGATCAATCTGGCAGCAAGCCTCTCCAACTTCATGCTGACAGGAAGCTTTTAGAAACGAAATGCCAAAAGTGCGCTCATTACTGGTATAACAAATGTGTGCGCTCATGCCAACAACAGTGTAGGTTGCCATAGTGATGGCAGCTACGAAAACCATAAGTGTTCTGTTGCGGCGAAAAATATCCATGGTGCAAAAATATCATTTCACATAATATAGACAACTACCTTTCTGGCAATGCTCACAAGAGCCAAACAAACGGTTGAAAACTCTTGTTCATGCATCAGCGTAATCGATTGCGCCGGAGGCAAAAAAGCTTATTTTTGGGCAATCAAACTCATTTTTATGGAATATCAGGTGCTCAGGCACATTTTTGAAGCCGGCATTTTGCACGTGACCATTTCCCGGCCCAATGCACTCAATGCCCTGAATACCCGATTCTTCGACGAGATGGAACACCTGCTCAACAACGAGGGCAGCCGTGAAGAAGTGCGGGTTATGGTAATCACAGGCGAAGGCAAGGCCTTTGTGGCAGGGGCCGACATTGCCGAAATGGTACATATGAACCCCTCGGAAGGCGAGGCATTTGGCAGCAGGGGTCAGATGGTTTTTGCCATGCTGGAACAAAAGCCATATCCCGTGATTGCCGCCATCAATGGTTTTGCACTGGGAGGCGGTCTGGAACTGGCTATGGCCTGCGATTTCAGGATAGCCTCCGACAAAGCTAAATTCGGACAACCCGAAGTCAATCTCGGCCTCACCCCCGGTTACGCTGGCACACAAAGGTTGCCCAGGCTCATCGGTCTGGCCGATGCCCTCCTGCTGCTCACCACAGGCGAGATGATTGACGCCACAGAAGCGCTCCGCCTGCGGCTGGTGCAGAAGGTTGTTCCACACGAACAACTGAAGGATGAGGTCGATCGCATAGCCCGTTTGATTGTCACCAAAGGACCAAAGGCGGTTGAAAAAGTCAAATTGCTTGCGCGCAAAGGATTGGAACTAGGAATGGTAGCCGGATCAAAGCTTGAGGCACAGCACTTTGGCTCTTTGTTTGGCGAGGGATCGCAAGGCCGGGAAGGAATGACGGCTTTTCTGGAAAAACGCAAACCCGTCTGGCCGAAATAAACCGAAACACCAAAAAAACAACATAAATCAATGATGACCTACGACGAACGCCTTCAAAAGGTGGCTGTGCTCGGAGCTGCCGGAAAAATGGGCAGTGGCATTGTGTTGCTTACCGCACTCGAAATGGCCGACCTGAGCCTGAAACCCGAAAACAAAGGCAAAACTTTTGTGCTTAATGCCATTGACCTGAGTGATGAGGCATTGGCCGGACTGGTCGAATACATTCGTGCACAAACAGTTAAAGTGGCCGAGAAGAAAACCGTTGCCCTCCGTCAGGCCTATGCCGACCGTGCCGAGCTGATCGAAAACGGCGAAATCATCGAGCAATACGTGCGCGATGTGCTCCGCATCGTCCGCCCGACCACCGCCATCGAAGCCGCTTACCAGTCCTCCCTCATCTTCGAAGCCGTAAGCGAAAACCAGTCGCTCAAAGTGAAGCTGCTCAGCCAGATTGAGCAGCACAACCCACACAAACCCTGGTATTTCACCAATACCTCCAGCGTGCCTATCCACCTGATCGAGCAAGGCGCAGGTTTGGACGGAAGGGTGCTCGGGTTCCACTTCTATAACCCTCCTGCGGTGCAAAAACTTGTGGAGCTCATCACTACCGGCCACACCCTGCCCGAAGTGAAACAATTTGCCCTCGATTTTGCCAAAGCACTCCGCAAAGTGGTCGTGCCCAGCAACGACTTTGCCGGCTTCATCGGCAATGGTCATTTCATGCGCGATGCCCTGTTTGGCATCAACAGTGCCTTGCAACTGGCCAACGAAATGCCACTGCCCCAGGCAATTTATATTGTCAACAAAATTAGTCAGGACTACCTGGTGCGACCGATGGGAATTTTTCAACTCATTGATTATGTGGGTATTGACGTGGTCCAGTTTATTATGCAGGTGATGAACCCATTTCTTCCCGACGAAGACCTGCATTCCGACCTGCTCGACCGGATGTTGCAGCTTGGGGTGAAAGGAGGACAATATTCGAACGGCTCGCAAAAAGACGGATTCCTGAAGTACGACAAAGGCGCCATCGCGGCTGTGTTCGATCCGGATGCGCAGACATATGTGCCCGTCGAAAACTTTGCCGAAGCCGCAGCCGAATGGATAGGTCCGATGCCCGAAGGTTTTGTTCCGTGGAAAAATGCCATCCGGCTGGCCGACAAGGAAGCCCATTTCAGGAAATGGTTCGATGCGCTCAAAGCCTTGGGGGCCAGAGGTGCACGGCTTGCAGTGAGTTATGGAAGAAATTCGGACGCCACTGGTCGCAAGCTCGTTTCCGACGGTGTTGCCCTCAACACCGACGATGTCAACACAGTGATGCTCACCGGATTCTTCCATGCGTACGGACCTGTGAATGAATACTTTAACCAATAGACAAAAACAATGAGGCGAAAAATATATCTGGCCGCCGGAGCCAATACCATTTCGATGGGTACCGGCCGAAAGGAGTTTAATCCAAAGAAAGATCGTCCCGGCCTGGAGTATTACATCAGGGAAGCCGGACAGGCAGTTATTGCACAACTATCTGATCCGGAGGCTATTGACGAAACAGTGATCGGCAACTTTATGTCGGCGCGGTTCAACAGGCAGGCACATTTAGGTGGTTTTGCGGCCACCATTCATCCCTGCCTGGAATTCAAGCCATCGCACAGCGTGGAAGGCGCCTGCGCGTCGGGAGGTCTGGCCCTGATGGCCGGCATCCGATCGGTGCTGGCCGAAACTGCCGAAGCCGTGCTTGCCATAGGTGTAGAAGTCCAGAATACCGTCAAAGCCATTTACGGAGCCGATATTCTGGCCGGTGCCGGATGGTTTCAGAAACGCAAACAAGGGCACGCGTATTTTTTCCCGGGACAGTTTTCCGACAGAGCCGGAGTTTATTACACACGCTATGGCTTCGATTATGCCCGGGCAGGCATGCGTCAGTGGTATGTGAATGCCATCGAAAATGCCCGCCTCGACCCCACAGCGCAGGAATATCACAACACCACACCAGACCTCGGTGCAGTTTACGACAGCATGAAACCCAACGGGAAAAACTTTGTTGACCATCTGAACGTGCTCGACTGCTCCAAGGTGAGCGACGGGGCTTCGGGGATCATCATCGCATCGGAAGAAGGTTTGAAGCGACTGGGCATTGCCCGCGAAGATGCTGTGGAACTTGTGGCTTTTGCCCAACTGACCCGCAACATCACCAACGATCCGGAGGATCCGGCTGTGCTTTCCACCATTGGTCGCACGGCAGCCCTGGCGCTGCAAAAAGCGGGTATTGGCACCGGACAACTCGGCACCATCGAAACCCACGACTGTTTCAGCATTGCCGGTATTTTGGCTGTAGAAGCCCTCGGTTTTGCCAAAGCAGGTCAGGGTGCGGCATTTGTGGCCGATGGGCACACTTCACGCACCGGCCAGATTCCGATGAATACCACCGGAGGTTTGATTGGCTGGGGACATCCCACCGGCGCCACTGGCGTGCACCAGGCCGTAACCATCTGGCAGCAACTCAGCGGCAAGGCAGGCCAGGCCCAACTGAAACTTTCGCCCGAAAAATCCTACGGAATGACCATCAATATGGGCGGTGACGACGTAACTGTTGTATCTTTGGTTTGCAGACCTGTTTGAGTCACAAACCAGAATAAATATCAAATGCCCATGAAAAAGTTTGCAGTAGTGCTTGCCGGCTGCGGCGTTTACGACGGTGCTGAAATTCACGAAGCAACCCTTGCCCTGCTGGCTATCAAAACACAGGGGTGCGACTATCAGTGCTTTGCACCCGACATTCCGCAACATCACGTGATCAACCACCTGAGCGGTGAAGAAATGCCCGAACAGCGCAATGTGCTGGTGGAAGCAGCCCGAATTGCAAGAGGCAACATCAAACCTTTGAGCGAATTCAAGGCTGATGAGTTTGACGTATTGCTTTTCCC from Bacteroidota bacterium includes:
- a CDS encoding enoyl-CoA hydratase/isomerase family protein, whose product is MEYQVLRHIFEAGILHVTISRPNALNALNTRFFDEMEHLLNNEGSREEVRVMVITGEGKAFVAGADIAEMVHMNPSEGEAFGSRGQMVFAMLEQKPYPVIAAINGFALGGGLELAMACDFRIASDKAKFGQPEVNLGLTPGYAGTQRLPRLIGLADALLLLTTGEMIDATEALRLRLVQKVVPHEQLKDEVDRIARLIVTKGPKAVEKVKLLARKGLELGMVAGSKLEAQHFGSLFGEGSQGREGMTAFLEKRKPVWPK
- a CDS encoding 3-ketoacyl-CoA thiolase, producing MRRKIYLAAGANTISMGTGRKEFNPKKDRPGLEYYIREAGQAVIAQLSDPEAIDETVIGNFMSARFNRQAHLGGFAATIHPCLEFKPSHSVEGACASGGLALMAGIRSVLAETAEAVLAIGVEVQNTVKAIYGADILAGAGWFQKRKQGHAYFFPGQFSDRAGVYYTRYGFDYARAGMRQWYVNAIENARLDPTAQEYHNTTPDLGAVYDSMKPNGKNFVDHLNVLDCSKVSDGASGIIIASEEGLKRLGIAREDAVELVAFAQLTRNITNDPEDPAVLSTIGRTAALALQKAGIGTGQLGTIETHDCFSIAGILAVEALGFAKAGQGAAFVADGHTSRTGQIPMNTTGGLIGWGHPTGATGVHQAVTIWQQLSGKAGQAQLKLSPEKSYGMTINMGGDDVTVVSLVCRPV
- a CDS encoding 3-hydroxyacyl-CoA dehydrogenase family protein, which gives rise to MMTYDERLQKVAVLGAAGKMGSGIVLLTALEMADLSLKPENKGKTFVLNAIDLSDEALAGLVEYIRAQTVKVAEKKTVALRQAYADRAELIENGEIIEQYVRDVLRIVRPTTAIEAAYQSSLIFEAVSENQSLKVKLLSQIEQHNPHKPWYFTNTSSVPIHLIEQGAGLDGRVLGFHFYNPPAVQKLVELITTGHTLPEVKQFALDFAKALRKVVVPSNDFAGFIGNGHFMRDALFGINSALQLANEMPLPQAIYIVNKISQDYLVRPMGIFQLIDYVGIDVVQFIMQVMNPFLPDEDLHSDLLDRMLQLGVKGGQYSNGSQKDGFLKYDKGAIAAVFDPDAQTYVPVENFAEAAAEWIGPMPEGFVPWKNAIRLADKEAHFRKWFDALKALGARGARLAVSYGRNSDATGRKLVSDGVALNTDDVNTVMLTGFFHAYGPVNEYFNQ